The following proteins are co-located in the Phragmites australis chromosome 10, lpPhrAust1.1, whole genome shotgun sequence genome:
- the LOC133930861 gene encoding uncharacterized protein LOC133930861 isoform X2, which yields MAPPHEDLTRLLAELAARLSRTPAGGVGGAASTTVADSLSASISSLAATLDPGRGGGSSSGTRVLDAALSLMCFDPLEVGRARVDCLVRTIVSALSASVSCRVVRPEGGAGDEMLCVGSSVSPVDCRELVHSCAALMQKLGDFDVARHSYDLLYAVTKTAVLSPCYRYLFPLPYYGEEGENVYDMGTIAAELTNHSSHQVLPSDHSIPLRVLLWHLDPSIIKHDLSVMLQEAIRRPFLCLRKELHGRMEWRVIVICLVCSPSMFMEMRSLFHFWFLATQLASTSTSSLTNKSAKQLKLRLK from the exons ATGGCGCCTCCCCACGAAGACCTCACCCGCCTCCTCGCCGAACTAGCCGCCCGCCTCTCCCGGACACCCGCCGGCGGCGTCGGTGGCGCTGCTTCCACCACCGTTGCGGACAGCCTCTCGgcctccatctcctccctcgCCGCCACCCTCGAccccggccgcggcggcggctcctcatCCGGAACCAGGGTTCTGGACGCCGCGCTCTCCCTCATGTGCTTCGACCCACTAGAG GTGGGTAGGGCTCGCGTCGACTGCCTGGTCCGCACCATCGTCTCCGCGCTCTCCGCGTCGGTCTCGTGCCGGGTGGTCCGGCCCGAAGGGGGCGCCGGCGACGAGATGCTCTGCGTTGGGAGCTCGGTTTCGCCGGTGGACTGCCGCGAGCTGGTCCACTCATGTGCAGCCCTTATGCAGAAATTGGGGGACTTTGATG TTGCAAGGCATTCTTATGATCTATTATACGCTGTTACGAAAACGGCAGTGTTATCCCCATGTTATCGTTATCTTTTCCCTTTACCATATTatggagaagagggggaaaatGTATATGATATGGGAACCATTGCTGCGGAATTAACGAATCATTCATCTCATCAAGTGCTTCCTAGTGATCACTCAATCCCACTGAG GGTGCTTTTATGGCATCTGGATCCATCAATTATTAAGCATGATCTCTCAGTGATGCTCCAGGAAGCAATTAGAAGGCCATTTCTTTGCCTGAGAAAGGAATTGCATGGTCGGATGGAATGGCGTGTCATTGTAATTTGCCTAGTTTGCTCCCCATCTATGTTTATGGAGATGAGATCATTATTTCATTTCTGGTTTCTTGCAAC TCAATTGGCTTCTACAAGTACTTCGTCTCTTACAAATAAAAGTGCAAAGCAGCTGAAGTTAAGACTGAAATAA
- the LOC133930862 gene encoding GDSL esterase/lipase APG-like: MASTAALLIALSLLVASATNGGVQAQPIVPAVISFGDSTIDVGNNNYLPGAVFKANYAPYGENFRRREATGRFSDGKIVTDITAETLGFENYAPPYLSPHATGKNLLIGANFASAASSYYDDTAAMYDAITLTQQLKYYKEYQSKLAAVAGRAKARAILSDALYVVSTGTGDFLQNYYHNASLARRYNVDRYCNLLVGIFSNFANELYSLGVRRIGVTSMPPLGCLPASIRLYGKGSSACVARLNRDAETFNGKLNATVKALKKGHADLKIAIFDIYKPLRDLAEAPAARGFLNARGTCCRTGTARTRVYLCNPTAAGTCRNASSYVFFDGVHPSEAANVFIAESMVDTGIELVT, translated from the exons ATGGCATCCACAGCAGCGTTGCTTATAGCCTTGTCCCTTCTGGTCGCCTCGGCGACGAACGGTGGTGTCCAGGCGCAGCCCATCGTGCCGGCGGTGATCTCGTTCGGCGACTCGACCATCGACGTCGGCAACAACAACTACCTCCCCGGCGCGGTCTTCAAGGCCAACTACGCGCCGTACGGGGAGAACTTCAGGCGCCGCGAGGCCACAGGGCGGTTCTCAGACGGCAAGATCGTCACCGACATCACCG CTGAAACGCTCGGCTTCGAGAACTACGCGCCGCCATACCTCAGCCCGCATGCGACGGGGAAGAACCTTCTCATCGGCGCCAACTTCGCCTCGGCGGCGTCCAGTTACTACGACGACACGGCGGCCATGTAT GACGCGATCACGCTGACCCAGCAGCTGAAGTACTACAAGGAGTACCAGTCCAAGCTGGCAGCGGTGGCCGGACGCGCCAAGGCTCGCGCCATCCTCTCCGACGCGCTGTACGTCGTCAGCACCGGCACCGGCGACTTCCTGCAGAACTACTACCACAACGCCTCCCTGGCCCGCCGCTACAACGTCGACCGGTACTGCAACCTCCTAGTCGGCATCTTCTCCAACTTCGCCAAC GAGTTGTATAGTCTAGGGGTGCGGCGGATCGGCGTCACGTCCATGCCGCCGCTGGGCTGCCTGCCGGCGTCGATCAGGCTGTACGGCAAGGGCAGCAGCGCGTGCGTGGCGAGGCTCAACCGCGACGCCGAGACCTTCAACGGGAAGCTGAACGCCACCGTCAAGGCGCTGAAGAAGGGGCACGCCGACCTCAagatcgccatcttcgacatCTACAAGCCCCTCCGCGACCTCGCCGAAGCGCCGGCGGCGAGAG GATTCTTGAACGCGAGGGGGACGTGCTGCCGTACGGGGACGGCCAGGACGAGGGTCTACCTCTGCAACCCGACGGCGGCCGGAACGTGCCGGAACGCCAGCAGCTACGTGTTCTTCGATGGCGTTCACCCGTCGGAGGCCGCCAACGTCTTCATCGCGGAATCCATGGTCGACACGGGCATCGAGCTAGTCACGTAG
- the LOC133930859 gene encoding nucleosome assembly protein 1;1, translating into MGGEKDSLDLSDLNASLPAAAAALSAEDRAGLVNALKDKLQSLAGQHAGVLETLSPNVRKRVEFLREIQGQHDEIEAKFFEERAALEAKYQKLYEPLYTKRYEIVNGVVEVDGVSDEPTSENAAEGKESDAKGVPDFWLTAMKTNEVLSDEIQERDEAALKYLKDIKWSRIVDPKGFKLEFFFDTNPFFKNSVLTKTYHMVDEDDPILEKAVGTEIEWYPGKNLTQKILKKKPKKGSKNAKPITKTEDCESFFNFFNPPQVPDEEEDIDEETADELQGQMEHDYDIGTTIRDKIIPHAVSWFTGEAVQAEDFEDMGDDDEDDDDDDDDDEDEDEDEDDEDEEEESKPTKKLGRKQKLPQKVGSQGNAEQPAECKQQ; encoded by the exons ATGGGCGGCGAGAAGGATAGCCTCGACCTCTCCGACCTCAACGcctccctccccgccgccgccgcag CGCTCAGCGCCGAGGACCGCGCCGGCCTCGTCAATGCCTTAAAG GATAAGCTGCAGAGCTTGGCGGGCCAGCACGCCGGTGTGCTAGAGACGCTCTCGCCCAACGTCAGGAAGCGTGTTGAGTTTTTGAGGGAGATCCAG GGCCAGCACGATGAGATTGAGGCGAAGTTTTTTGAAGAACGAGCTGCACTTGAAGCTAAGTACCAGAAGCTTTACGAACCATTGTACACAAAG aggtATGAAATTGTAAACGGAGTTGTGGAGGTTGATGGTGTCAGTGATGAACCAACCAGTGAAAATGCTGCTGAGGGAAAAGAATCAGATG CCAAAGGAGTTCCAGATTTTTGGCTTACTGCTATGAAAACGAATGAAGTGTTATCTGACGAG ATCCAAGAGCGTGATGAGGCTGCTTTGAAATATCTAAAAGATATCAAGTGGTCTAGAATTGTGGATCCTAAGGGTTTCAAGCTGGAATTTTTCTTTGATACAAATCCTTTCTTCAAGAACTCTGTCCTAACGAAAACCTACCACATGGTTGATGAAGATGATCCTATTTTGGAGAAAGCAGTTGG GACTGAAATTGAGTGGTATCCTGGGAAAAACCTTACACAGAAGATTCTCAAAAAGAAACCCAAGAAAGGTTCAAAGAATGCGAAACCTATTACTAAAACTGAAGATTGTGAGAGCTTCTTCAACTTTTTCAATCCCCCACAAGTCcctgatgaggaggaggatatTGATGAAGAAACT GCTGATGAGCTGCAGGGTCAAATGGAGCATGATTATGACATCGG GACCACCATAAGAGATAAGATCATCCCTCATGCTGTTTCCTGGTTTACCGGTGAGGCTGTGCAAGCTGAGGATTTTGAGGACATGGGtgatgatgacgaggatgatgatgatgatgatgacgacgatgaggatgaagatgaggacgaggatgatgaggatgaggaagaagaaagcaaaccGACGAAGAAG TTGGGCCGCAAACAAAAG TTACCGCAGAAGGTTGGCTCACAAGGAAATGCTGAACAACCAGCGGAATGCAAGCAGCAGTAA
- the LOC133930861 gene encoding uncharacterized protein LOC133930861 isoform X1, with protein MAPPHEDLTRLLAELAARLSRTPAGGVGGAASTTVADSLSASISSLAATLDPGRGGGSSSGTRVLDAALSLMCFDPLEVGRARVDCLVRTIVSALSASVSCRVVRPEGGAGDEMLCVGSSVSPVDCRELVHSCAALMQKLGDFDVARHSYDLLYAVTKTAVLSPCYRYLFPLPYYGEEGENVYDMGTIAAELTNHSSHQVLPSDHSIPLRVLLWHLDPSIIKHDLSVMLQEAIRRPFLCLRKELHGRMEWRVIVICLVCSPSMFMEMRSLFHFWFLATGLGSVLELHNAVVSSVLDILLKPMSWGISIELGQKFPFSHAYFPSQQSDLLAILTGPLSCKIFLDLVSYINALVHLEKTRTSHSSQKNLQLQPSKGLLKYNSAWSMIISFPVWFHFATALLFHREGSQDYLSETLSKEIIAESISDVSLAQRAAFYLSWVLCPSSDDQCQMLANNMLELSHSWVRNNKKRPSYHTCTVNHRGKLRIPTAGDSEKLHVPTNSVSSLIKEFDDRCVKFCTITAIPQVQTEERSDFRPTCHNLLHLWIPLGVLLVSSSCVNEQSCDMLLRYTSTGQVLESNEVQVKTKDHVNNYGFSASCRGIIERWALSGVYLIFGWLDIVEDMSSVIFDCEDTGHRFVSQLRTKTGPYLLKCVKLLLEMLDEADQDRDFVSDLHDRLLNWNKNGQCCEAFKDVILQMNKKFNLPC; from the exons ATGGCGCCTCCCCACGAAGACCTCACCCGCCTCCTCGCCGAACTAGCCGCCCGCCTCTCCCGGACACCCGCCGGCGGCGTCGGTGGCGCTGCTTCCACCACCGTTGCGGACAGCCTCTCGgcctccatctcctccctcgCCGCCACCCTCGAccccggccgcggcggcggctcctcatCCGGAACCAGGGTTCTGGACGCCGCGCTCTCCCTCATGTGCTTCGACCCACTAGAG GTGGGTAGGGCTCGCGTCGACTGCCTGGTCCGCACCATCGTCTCCGCGCTCTCCGCGTCGGTCTCGTGCCGGGTGGTCCGGCCCGAAGGGGGCGCCGGCGACGAGATGCTCTGCGTTGGGAGCTCGGTTTCGCCGGTGGACTGCCGCGAGCTGGTCCACTCATGTGCAGCCCTTATGCAGAAATTGGGGGACTTTGATG TTGCAAGGCATTCTTATGATCTATTATACGCTGTTACGAAAACGGCAGTGTTATCCCCATGTTATCGTTATCTTTTCCCTTTACCATATTatggagaagagggggaaaatGTATATGATATGGGAACCATTGCTGCGGAATTAACGAATCATTCATCTCATCAAGTGCTTCCTAGTGATCACTCAATCCCACTGAG GGTGCTTTTATGGCATCTGGATCCATCAATTATTAAGCATGATCTCTCAGTGATGCTCCAGGAAGCAATTAGAAGGCCATTTCTTTGCCTGAGAAAGGAATTGCATGGTCGGATGGAATGGCGTGTCATTGTAATTTGCCTAGTTTGCTCCCCATCTATGTTTATGGAGATGAGATCATTATTTCATTTCTGGTTTCTTGCAAC GGGTCTAGGTTCTGTGCTAGAACTTCACAATGCGGTGGTATCATCAGTATTAGACATTCTTCTCAAGCCAATGTCATGGGGAATATCCATAGAACTGGGACAGAAATTTCCTTTTTCCCATGCTTATTTCCCAAGCCAACAAAGTGATTTGCTTGCGATACTAACTGGACCCTTATCATGTAAAATTTTTTTGGACCTAGTTTCTTATATCAATGCCTTGGTTCATTTGGAAAAAACAAGAACCAGTCACTCTTCGCAGAAGAACTTACAACTACAACCATCGAAGGGATTGCTAAAATATAATTCTGCTTG GTCCATGATTATAAGTTTCCCTGTTTGGTTCCATTTTGCGACTGCTTTACTTTTCCATCGAGAAGGTTCACAAGATTATTTATCTGAAACATTATCCAAGGAGATAATTGCTGAATCAATAAGTGATGTCAGTCTTGCTCAGAGGGCAGCCTTTTACCTTTCTTGGGTGCTATGCCCTTCTAGTGATGATCAATGCCAAATGTTGGCTAACAATATGTTGGAGTTATCACATTCTTGGGTTAGGAACAACAAAAAACGCCCAAGCTACCATACTTGTACTGTAAATCATAGGGGGAAACTGCGAATACCCACAGCTGGGGACTCAGAGAAACTCCATGTGCCAACCAACTCTGTAAGCTCCCTGATTAAAGAATTTGATGATCGTTGTGTAAAATTTTGTACCATAACTGCCATTCCTCAAGTGCAAACTGAAGAACGATCAGACTTCCGTCCCACATGCCATAATCTGTTACATTTGTGGATTCCTCTAGGAGTATTGCTTGTGTCATCTAGTTGTGTTAACGAGCAGAGTTGTGACATGCTTCTGCGCTACACAAGCACTGGGCAGGTTCTGGAGTCAAATGAGGTGCAGgtaaaaacaaaagatcatgTCAACAATTATGGTTTCTCAGCCAGTTGCAGAGGTATTATTGAAAGATGGGCTTTGAGTGGTGTATATCTCATCTTTGGCTGGCTTGATATTGTTGAGGATATGTCTTCAGTGATATTTGATTGTGAAGATACAGGCCATCGTTTTGTCAGTCAACTCAGAACCAAGACAGGCCCATACCTGCTCAAGTGTGTAAAGTTATTACTTGAAATGCTCGATGAGGCAGATCAAGATAGAGATTTTGTAAGTGATCTTCATGATAGGTTGTTGAACTGGAACAAGAATGGACAGTGCTGTGAGGCATTTAAGGATGTTATACTTCAAATGAATAAAAAGTTTAATCTTCCTTGTTAG